CTTCGCGGACCAGCCGGGCGCAGGAGCGCCGCCCGGAGCCGTCTTCCGCGCACGGTTCGAGCGAGGCGTAGAGGGTGGCCGCGGCCAGGCGCGGGTCGTCCGGCCGGAGTTTGGCCAGGGCGCCTTCCTCGGCGTGGTGGTGCGCGCCGCTCTCGCGGGAGTAGGAGCGGGCGAGTTCGGTGCCGTCGTCGGCCACGACGACGGCACCCGCGCTGAGCTCCGACTCCGAGGGCGGACTCGCCGTGGCGAGCTGGCAGGCGACGGCGAGCCAGGCCCCGTCGGCGACGGTGGTCCGGTCGCCGGGCCCGGGCCGGCCGCAGGCGACGGGAGAGTGATCGTTCACGTTCATGGAGTGTCGTTCTCCTCGAGGGCTACCGCAGGAGTACCACGCCCCCCGCCACGGCTCGGTCAGAACGTACGTGTGCCCGGCATTTCCTCGACAAGACATCGGGTGGCCGTGTCAGCGACGTCGGAGACCTGCAGTTTCCTGCCCGTCGGCGCGGGATGAAACGATCGGGGGATGTCTGACTTGATCATTGCCGCCTGTGACGGAGCGGCGAAGAAGAATCCCGGGCCCGCGGCCTGGGCCTGGGTGGTCGCCGACGCGGACGGCCACCCGCAGCGCTGGGAAGCCGGTCCGCTCGGCCACTCCACGAACAACGTGGCCGAGCTGACCGCGCTGGCGGAACTCCTGGAGGCCACCGACCCCGCCGTGCCGATCGAGGTACGGATGGACAGCCAGTACGCGATGAACGCGGTCACCAAGTGGATCGCGTCCTGGAAGCGCAACGGGTGGCAGACCGCGGCGAAGAAGCCGGTCGCCAACAAGGAGCTCGTCGTACGCATCGACGCACTGCTGCAGGGCCGCGAGGTGACGTTCCGGCACGTGGCGGCGCACCGCGTGGACGGCGACCACCTCAACGCGATCGCGGACGTCGCGGCCAGCGACGCCGCGACGAGCCAGCAGCCCGCGGGCACGGCCCACGGCGCGACGGAGATCCCGGAGCCGCGGGCGGAACGCATGACCTCCTCCCCCGCGAGCCGCGCACCCCGCAAGGCCACCGCCGGTACGAAGAGGGCGAGCTCGGGTAAGGCGTCCTCGGGCGCCGTCATCAAGGCCAAGTACCCCGGCCGCTGCCACTGCCAGAAGCCGTACGCCGCCGGCGAGAAGATCGCCAAGAACGCACAGGGCTGGGGCCACGTCGAGTGCCGGGAGACCGCGGGCGAGTGATCCGGCCGGGCTCTTCGGCGGCGGTGAGGATCACGCGGCGCATGACGGCCGTTGCGGCATTCGGGCGAGGACGCGTGTCCGACAAGGGGAACGCGCGTTGATCACCGCGGGCGCCCAGAGTTGTGCTGCTCCGGTCGCGCACGGCGTGTCGTGACCCGACCGGGCGCCCTCAGGCACATTCGACTGCAAGGAGATCCACCATGTCCGCAACGAAGAAGACGCTGAGCGTGGTCCTGGGCACCGGCGCCCTGGTGATGGGCGCTGCGGGTCTGGCTTCGGCCGACGCCGGCGCGCAGGGCGCGGCCCAGAACTCGCCGGGCGTCATCTCGGGCAACACCATCCAGGCCCCGATCCACATCCCGGTCAACGCGTGTGGCAACACCATCAACGTCGTCGGCCTGCTGAACCCGGCCTTCGGCAACACCTGCGTCAACGACTGACCTGACACCCCGCGCCGCGGAGACCGTGCGTCGGCCTCCCGCGGTGGGCAGGAGCAAGCGCGCCGCCGACCTTCCCTTTCGGCGGCGCGTTTTCGTGCGTCGTGGGGGGGGCGCACCCGGCGGTGAGCGGGACTACCAGTTGTCCGGCCGCACCTCGTAGGTGAGGGTGTAGTGGGCGCCGTCACCGCGGAACACGGCGACCTGCTCGCCGCGGCCCGAGACGGCGGAGCTGATGTGGAAGTCGCCCAGGTGGTCGTTGGGGTCGAGGGTGTCCTCCTCCCACACGGAGACGACGTCCGCCGCGCTGTTGGACAGGGTGAACGGCCCGTTGTTGACGTTGATGACGTCACCCTTGTTGATGTCCCCGCGCCCCCAGACGCGGCCGCCGCGGAAGTCCACCCACGTTTCGTCCTCGCTGCCGTCCTCGGTCTCGATGCACCGCAGCTGGTAGAACTTGACCTGGTATCCCATGTCCTTCTCCCTGATCCTTCTCCTCGTCGGACGGGTTTCCGACACCCACGAGAATGCGCGCATCAGGACTACCATCGCGTCCACTCTGGAGTGGATTACCGGTGTACGACCCTGGGTGTACGTTTCTGCGTGGAGACGAGCACGTTTGATGGACCCATGAGCGACTCGAGCGACCCCATGGATACGTCAACCGCGCTGGTCAAAGCCGCGGACGTCGTCCTCGAACCCATCGGCGCCCGAGCGCTCCTCGTGGACCGGGACGTGCTCCTCGTCCCCGATCCGCCGCCGCTCCTCGTCGAGCCGCCGGGGGCACTGGTCGCGGTGATCTCGCCGGTGCCCGAAGGAAGTGGCCCCGTGGAGCGGATCGGGGTGGCCGACATCGAGCACCTCATCCAGGGCGAGGGCCAGGACCAGGACCGGGACGAGGGCCTCGACCTGGGGCAGGGCCAGGACGAACCCCCGTCGGGCGTGCTGGCCAGCGTCGTCCGGCTCTCCGGCCCCTCGCGCTATGTGGTCAGTGCCGAGCCCGCCACCCAGCAACGGCTGGCCGAGGCGCTGCGCACCGAGGACGGCGACCTGTGGGCGGCGATGCGCGAGCTCGGCTACGACTCGCCGGTGCCCACCCGCCCCAGGAAGGCGAGCCTGACGGCACTGAGCGAGGACCGGCTCGACGCGCTCGCGGCCGGACCCTGCCGCGTCATCCGCACCTGCCTGCCCCACCCGCCGCACCCCGACACGCCGCACCCGCCGACCGGACCGTGATGACCGGCCCCGGAACCGTCCTCGGCAGGCTGTACCGGGCAGCGCCCGTCGTACAGGACGCGGTGCTGGCCGCGGCCCTCCTGCTGCCCGACCTGTTTCTCTTCTCGGACTTCGCACTCCCCCACGTCGGAGTGGCCGACCGGCTGCTCACGGTCGGGTACGCGGTCCTCGGCTACGCGGCACTCGCGGTACGGCGGCGAGCACCCGGCGCGGTGTTCTGCTGCGTGTGGGCGCACGCACTCGGCGGTGAACTCCTCACCGCCGCAGGGACGTTCGACTACAGCCCGACCCTGGCCCTGCTCGCCGCGCTCTACACCGTCGCGGCGCTGCGAAACGCCCGGCCTGCCGTGCTGGCGCTGGTCTCCGTGGCGGTGCCGGTCGCGCTCTCGGTGCGGGCGGCGCTCGCCGACGTACCCGATGCGGAGCAGCTCACGTCCCTGCTCGGGGTCGCCTGCTTCTACGGGCTGCTCAATCTGGAGGTGTGGGCGGTCGGCCGTTGGGTGCGTGCGGGGCGCGCCGCGGCGGTCCGGGACCGACTCGCGGTGGCCCGCGCGGAGGAGGCGGTGCTGTCCGAACGGGCGCGTACGGCACGGGAGTTGCACGACGTCGTCGCCAACGCGGTCACCGTCATGGTGCTGCAGGCGGGCGGGGCCCGCCATGTGCTGCGGACCGACCCGGACCGGGTCGAGAACGCGCTCGACCAGATCGAGTCGAGCGGCAAGACCGCCGTCGCCGAGCTGCGGCACATGCTGCTGGTGCTGCGCACCGAAGGCGAGCGGGCCGCCGCCGAGGGGCCGGGCTTCGGCCTCGCCGACCTGGACCCGCTCCTGAACGGGGTGCGCCAGGCAGGTCTGATCGCGCACTTGCGCGTCACCGGCGTCCCCGCCCCGCTCACCAGGAACGTCGACCTGACCGCGTACCGGCTGGTGCAGGAGGCCCTGACCAACGCGGCCAAGCACGCGGGCCCCGGCGCGGTCACGGTCGTACGCCTCGACTGGCACGGAGCGGACGGTCGGCTCGCGATCGCGGTCGAGGACGACGGGCGGGGCTTCCCGTCGGCCACCCGCTCCGACCTGTCCACCGGTCACGGCCTGCTGGGGCTGCGCGAGCGGGTGGCGGTGTGCGGCGGCACGTTCGAAGCAGGTCCGGTCGGGGACGACGGCTTCCGTGTCGCCGCGGAGCTGCCGACGGCGAAACTCTCCCCGCAGGAGGTCGGAGCGTGATCCGGGTACTGATCGCCGACGATCAGGCGATGGTGCGTTCCGCGCTCGCCATGCTGCTCACCGGCGAGGACGGCATCGAGGTGGTCGGCGAGGCCGCTGACGGCGCGGAGGCGGTGGCGCGCGTCGCCGAGCTGCGTCCCACGGTCGTCGTGATGGACGTACGGATGCCCGGTACGGACGGTGTCGAGGCGACCCGGCAGATCACCTCCGACGCCTTTCCCGGCGAGGCCCGGGTGCTGGTCCTGACGACGTACAACGTCAGTGAAGCCGTCTATCAGGCGTTGCGCGCCGGGGCCTCCGGTTTTCTGCTCAAGGACGCGGCGCCCGGCGAGCTCGTGAGCGCGGTCCGTGCGCTCGCCGAGGGGGACGGCTGGCTGGACCCGGCGGTGGTCGCCGACATGCTGGCCGAGTTCGCCGCCCGGCCGGAGAGGATCAGACCGGCTCCCGCGGAGCTGGCGGCGCTCACCGGCCGGGAGCGCGAGGTCCTCGTCCTGGTGGCGCACGGCTTCTCCAACGCGGAGATCGCGGCCCACCTGTTCATCGGCGAGGCGACGGTCAAGACCCACATCGGGCGGATCCTCCTGAAGCTCGGCATGCGGGACAGGGCTCAGGTGGTCGCCGCGGCCTACCAGTGCGGGCTGGTCACACCCGGCTCGTCCCCGCCGCTGCCCTGACCCGCCGATTCCCACGCGGATCAGCTCTGCGCGGTCGGCCGTACGACGATCTCGTTGACGTCGACGTCGGCGGGCTGCTCGACGGCGAACGCGATGGCCCGCGCGATCGCGACCGGCGGGATCGCGAGCTCGTCGCGCATCCGCGCGATGTCCGCACGGACCCGCTCGTTGCTCGACGCGTCGGCGAATCCGGTGGCCGTCACCCCGGGCGAGACGGTGGTCACGCGCAGCGCGGGCCCGGCCTCCTGACGGAGCCCCTCGCAGATGGCGCGGACGGCGACCTTCGTCCCCGCGTACACGGCCATCGACGGTACGACGCGGTACGCCGCCGTCGACGCGGTCGTGACGAACTGGCCGCCTCCCTGGGCGCGGAAGACCGGCAGCGCCGCGCCGATGCCGTGCAGCAGCCCCTTGATGTTGACGTCGACCATGTGGTCCCACTCGTCGGTGCGGAGATCGTCCAGCGGCGAGACGGTGCCGACGCCCGCGTTGCTCACCAGTACGTCGAGGCGACCGAACCGCTCCTGCGCGAGCGCGACCAGGGCGTGCAGGTCGTCGCCGCGGGTCACGTCCGTGCGCAGGCAGACGGCTTCCCCGCCCGCTTCCGTGATCCGCCCGGCCAGCTCCTCCAGCCGTTCGGTGCGGCGTGCGCCCAGGACGAGACGTGCCCCGCGCTCCGCCAGGAGCAGCGCGGTCGCCTCGCCGATGCCGCTGCTCGCCCCGGTGATGGCCACGACCTTGCCGTTGATGCTGCCTGTCATGCGCTGGACTCCGCTCATGTGGTGCCGTTCTTCGTTCGGTTCACCCACACTCTGCGGGGCCCTTAATCTGGTATCCAGAACGGACTTATCCTGGAATCAAAGGTGGTACCCATGGGCGAGACGCAGGACCGACGCACGGAGCTCGCCGCGTTCCTGCGCAGCCGCAGGGAGCGCGTCACGCCTCGTGAGGTGGGCCTGCCGTCGACGCGGCGGCGCCGCACGCCCGGGCTCCGGCGGGAGGAGCTGGCCCTGCTCGCCGGGATGAGCGCCACCTGGTACACGTATCTCGAGCAGGGCCGGGACATCCGGGTCTCGGACCAGGTACTCGGCGCGATCGCCGACGCCCTGCGCCTCGCCCCGCACGAACACGACCACTTGTTCCGGCTGGCCGGACGCGCTCCCACAACCGTGCCGTCGGAGCCGGAATCACTGGCTGCCGAGGTCGCGGCCGTCCCTCTGCTGCTCCAGCCGCACCCGGCGTACCTCATCGACGGCACGTACGACGTACTCAGCCACAACCCGGCGGCCGAGGAGCTGTTCCCGCACCTGCGCACGGGCGCGGACCGGCCGGCCAACCTCGCGCGCTGGGTCTTCCTGGAACCCGCGGCCCGCGAAGTCCTGGTCGACTGGGAACCCGAGGCCCAGGGCCTGCTCGCCCGGCTCCGCACCCTCACCGGCGCCCACCCGGGCGACCCCCGGTACACGCGGCTCATCGAGGAACTGCACACCGGCAGCCCCGAAGTGCGGGCGTGGTGGCCGCGGTTCGACGTCGAGCAACGCCGCGGCGGCCACAAGCGACTGCGGCCGCCGGGGCGCGACGTCATCACGTACGCGTACACGGCGTTCCACGTGGCCGGACGCCCCGACCAGACGCTGGTGATCTACGCCGAGTCGAACGACCGCACGCGGGTCACCGACCCCACCGCCCCGAGGAAGGCGTAACCGGGGACCACGCGCCCATCCACTGCTCGGCCCTGTTCTCCGTCGTCACAGGCAGGCGATCAGTTCCTCCCTGCCGGTCACGCCGGTCTTGCGGTAGACCGCCTTGAAGTGGTCGTTCACGGTGTGCGGTGACAGGTCGAGGCGGCGTGCGATCTGTTTGGCGGCGAGTCCTCGAAGCGCCTGCTCGACGACCATCCGTTCCCTGGGCGAGATGCCGTACCACTGGGCGAGCGCGGGCAGCAGTTCCGCGGCCGGGGCGGGCTGGAGGGTGACCACGACGTCGCCCGTCATCGCGCCGTCGAGCGGGTGCGCCTGGAGCGAGAACCAGCCCAGAGGCGTGGGGGCTCGTGTGATCGCGGGCATGCCCGTGCGCCGGGCGGTGTAGGTGATGTGCCAGATGAAGCTGAACAGCTCCTGGTCACTGGCCGGGTAGACGCCGGGCAGGATCCCGCGCAGCGCGTCGCGTCCTGTCGGCGTCGCCCCGGCGATCTCGTCGTTCTTGCCGATGACGACGATGGCCGGCGGCAGATGGACTTCCCGGGGTCGCAGCGGTTTGTCCGTCACGTACCGCGTCACGGCCGAGGCGAGCGGCTCCGCCAGTTCCGCGGCGCGTACGGTCTCCGACGGTGAGAAGGGTCTGGCGCCCCGCTCCCGCAGCAGCACCAACGCGCCCCGGGCGACGCCGCGTCGGGACAGGGCGATGCACAGCTCGCTGCCGTAGTCGTCGGCCGCCATGATGCCGTGCAGTCGACGCGTGTCGGGGCACGGATCCTGCGCTCCCGCGCCGAGCACGACGGCCGGGCAGGGGCCGTGGAGGAGATCGGCGACGGGCCTGCGGGTCCGGCCGAGGGCGTTCGCCCGGTCCATCCGGCGCCGTGCGCGGCTGCTGTAGCTGTTCTCGCAGGCGAGAAAGCAGCGCGCGCCCGTGACGGGGTCGAACCCGGAGAGCAGGTATCCGTCGTGCGGCAGGACCCTGCCGAGGTGCTGTGACAGTACGCTGCCCAGCTCCGCCACGGTCCGCGCTCGCGCCGCCGCCTCCGGCACGGCGCGGCTCACCGCGTCCACGGAACCCGCCCCCAAGACCATGGGTCGAGCGTGGCAGCTGCGCCCGTGCAACTGCCACGGTTTTTCCGTGCCTTGACGTTACGTCCGGTAGTGCGCGAACAGCGGGCCCGCCGGTCCCTAGGCGGTCGGGACGGCCGCGGCCTCCAGGGATTCGGCGGCCTCGGCCGCCGTGTAGCTGGAGGCGAAAGTGAACGCCCGCGGAGAAGGACCGTTCGCCTGCAAGTGCGCCAGCCGCTCCAGCCCCTCGTCCACCGTAGGGACGTGTCCGGCGGGCACCCACCACAGCACCAGGTCCGACTCGACGTGCCGGTCGAACCATTCGCGTCGCCGCCGCATCACCTCCAAGTGCCCGCTGCGGTACGTGAATTCCCACAGGGCCTCAGGGGTCTCCCAGACCGACATGGTGACGATGACGTCCTCGCCCGCCGGACGCAGCGCGGTGGCGTCGGGCGCCCCCTCCTCGACGAGCCGCCACACGAATCCGGGCGCGCCGTCGGCGGCGGCGTTGACGGGGTTGAGCTGCTCGACGAACGACGCCGTGCGCGGGTCGTCCAGGGGGTGCAGGAGCTTGGCGAGGTTGAGCTCGGCGAGGTGGGCGGCAGGCGTGGCTGAGGTCATGCCCTCATCCCAGCACGAGCCGCTTTTCTATGTCAATCAATATTGTTTTTAGAAGGTTCGAGGATCACGCAGCACTCCCCGGGCCGGGCGTCCATCCGCGCGCGCACGGCCCCGTCCGCGCCGATCAGCCCTTCGAGCAGCGCGAGATTCATGCCGCAGACCAACGGCGGGAAGCGCTCGGCGACAGCGTGGAAGGGGCAGTTGCGCATGCGGACGACGCGGGCCGCCGCCCCGCCGCCCGCCTCGTCCTCCGAACCTTCGATGTGCGGCTCGTAGCCGCGCGCGGCCAGCAGCTCCATGGCCGCGTCGAGGTCGTCGCAGGGCTCGGCCGAGCCGCGCAGGGCCTCGCCCCGACGGCGGGCCGCCGCGCAGAGCCCGGCGTCCAGACCGGCCTCTTCGGCGGCCTCGGCGAGCAGTTCGGCGGCGGTGCGGTAGTCGCGGGCGGGCAGCGAGACGGACCGTTCGGCCCGCGACCGCGTGTAGACCTTGGCGGGGCGGCCCGCCCCCGGCCCCGAACGGCCCGTCAGGCGGCGGCTGCCGCTCTCCAGGAGCCCAGCAGCGGCCAGCTTGTCCAGGTGGTGCGCCGCGAGCGTGCGGGCCACTCCGGTCGCCTCCGCGGCCTCGTTGCGCCCGACCTCACGGCCTTGCCCCGCCACGTACTCGTACAGGCGACGCCGCACCGGATCCTGCAGCGCCGCGATCGCGTCGATGTCCTCCACCTGGCCATTCTAGGAACAACACCGGTGGGAGACGTTCCTCAGCCGGAGGCGTGGGCCGCCGGCTCGTCCAGGAGGAACGAGGCCACGAGGGACGTGACCACCTCGGGGCGCTGCAACGGCAGCATGTGGTCGCAGTCGGGAAACGTGACGAACCTGCTGCCCTCGATCGTCGCGGCGAAGACCAATTGCCGCTCGGGCGGGTTGAGGTGATCGTGGTCGCCGCTGAAGACCAGCGTGGGAACCCCGGACAAGCCGCCGTGCAGGGGGCGGTGCCGGGTGATCAGAGCGGTGGCCAGCAGGTCGACCTTGCGCGGCACCTGTGCCGCGTTGCGCATGAAGCGCCGCAGATACCTGCGGGTCAGTTCGCGACGGTGGACATGGTGGCTCTCGTCGAGGCACAGCAGCCCGTCGGCCATCAGGGCGGCGAAACCGTCGGCGTCGCCGGCCCTGGCGCAGCCGACGGCGGTGCGCAGGTGAGTCCCGATCTCTTCGGTGACGTCGCCGGGGACGCCGCCGAGGAGCAGCCGTGCGACGCGCTCGGGGTGGCCCTGCGTGTACTGGAGCGCGACGGCCGCGCCCAGCGAGTAGCCGTACAGGTTGACGCGGGCGGCGCCGAGGTCCTCGACGATGCTCGCGAGTCCTTCGCAGAGGAGGTCGAGGCCGTCCCCGCCCTGGAACGCGGCGGGGTCGAGGCCCGGCAGGTCCACGGTGACCAGGCTCGCCCTCGGCAGGACGACCCCCTCCAGATACGCCCAGTCGTACAGGCCCTCCAGCACTCCGCCCAGCGCGATGACGGGCTCGGCGGACGGCTCGCCGAGCATCTCCGTGGCGGGGTCCGACTGCCGCAGCACACGGTAGGTGTACGGCACCCCGTGGGCAGTCACTGTGCGGACGTATTCCTCGATCATGCTTCTTTCCGGTTCAGTCTCGGGCGATCAGTCTCGGGCGAGGACGAGTACGGAGTTGTGCCCGCCGAAGCCGAGCGACGTACTGACGGCACAGTCCAGGCGGGCGGGCCTGGCGGTCTCGGCCACCACTTCGACCGGCACGCGCGGGTCCTGCGTCCGGAGGTTCACGGTGGCCGGCACCAGCTGCTCCTCCAGAGCGAGGACGGTGAACACGGCCTCGATGCCGCCGGCGGCGCCCAGCGTGTGTCCGGTCATGGACTTGGTGGAGGTCACCAACGGGCCCTCGCCCAGGACGCGGTGCAGTACGGCGGCTTCCACGAGGTCGTTCATGACGGTGGACGTGCCGTGGGCGTTGACGTGGCCGACGTCGCGCGGAGCCACGTCCGCGTCGGTCAGCGCGGCGCGCAGCGCCAGCTCGATGCCTGCTTCGCTCGGGGCGACGGGCGAGGAAGCCTCGCTGGAGGTGGCCGCCCCGTACCCGCGGACGGTGGCACGAGCCTTGGCGCCGCGGGCCCTGGCGTGCTCCGCACGTTCGAGGACGAGGATCCCGGCCCCCTCCCCCACCACGAACCCGTCCCTGTCGACGTCGAAGGGACGGCAGGCGGCGGCGGGGTCCGTCGTACGGGTGGACAGCGCCTTCGCGTTGCACGTACCGGCGAAGACGGCCCGGGAGGCCATGGACTCCGCGCCGCCCGCGACGGCGATGTCGCAGGCTCCCGCGCGCAGCAACTGCAGGGCGGTGCCGATCGCGTCGGTGCCGGAGGAGCAGGCCGTGGCCACCGCGAGGCTGGGCCCGCGGGTGCCGAGGTCCCGGGCGATGCTGCCCGCCGCCCCGTTGACGACGGTCAGCGGCGCCATCCTCGGGGAGACCCGGCGGGGGCCGCGCTCGGTGAGGACGCGGTGCTGCTCGTCGTAGAAGGTCAGGCCGCCGTGGGCGGAGCCGACGACCACCGCGACGCGAGCGCTGTCCCACACGTCGGGCCCGAGCCCTGCGTCCGCCACGGCCTCCCGGGCCGCGACGACGGCCAGCTGGGCGAAGCGGTCCATGAGCCGGTGACTGGCCACGCCGAGCACGGCGTCGACGTCGAGGTCGCCGTCGTCGATGGTGTACATGAAGTCGCAGGGCAGGTCCTGCAACGAGTCCGGCCGCCGCACTCCTTGGGGCGTGGTGGCGTTGGTGACCTGATGCCAGGTGTGCTTCACGCCGACGCCGGCGGCGGTCACCAGACCGACACCGGTGACGGCGACCGCGGCGGGTTCCCGTGTCGCCGCCGCAGCCGCAGCCGCGTTCGCATGCGGGTTCGCGTTCAGTGCTGTCATGCCGACCCTGCCCTCTGGCGTACGACAGCCATGAGCGTGGCGACGGTGTCGCGCGAGGAGAGGGTCTTGTCTGCCAGATCGATGGCGCACTCGTCCTCGATCTGCAGGAGTAGTTCCTCCAGCGCGAGGGAGTCGATGGACAGTTGGTAAAGGGGGGCGTCCGAGGACACGTCGTCGAGACGGACCCCGAAGTTCTTCTGCAAAAGAACCGTCACACGCTCAGTTGCTTCCACGTCGGTACCGCTCCTTGGTCGCGATGGTCGACTGGGGAACGCGCCACCGCACGGGAGGTCACGGGTCACGGGTGGCGGGGTGTGCATTCCCCTGCGCCGACGCGGCGTTCGCATATGCCGCGGGAAGTCGCGGGGTGCCGCTGTTCTGCGCTGACGGCGGGTCGGCCGAATGCCGCCTACCCACGGGCGTGTGCATGCCAATAAGCTGTGCGACCTTCGCGTCCTGGGGGTCTCGTGAATGGTCTCCGTACTCTTCGCACTCTCCGAACGGTCATCGTCTGCGGGGTGATCGCGTGCGCCGCGGTGGTGTCACCGGCTGCGGTCGTGTCGCCGGCCGTGGCCGTGGAGCCCGGCGCGGCGGCGCACGCGGCCTGGTCGGCGCTGCCGGTGCCTGCGGCCGCCCCGCCCGTGTCCGTGTCCGATCTCGCCGCACGCGGGCCGGGCGAGGCGTGGGCGACCGGGGCCGAGCAGGCCGCCGACGTCTCGCGCCCGATGCTGTACCGATGGGACGGCGCGACATGGAGCCGGGACACGACGTTCCCCGGTGCCGGTGAGCCAGGCCGCCTCGGGAAGGTGCAGTTCGTCGGCGAGGAGACGTGGATCTTCCGTACGCGGGACGGGGCCGGGGAGATTCTGCGCCGGTCGGCGGCGGGCGGGTGGAGCACCGTAC
The sequence above is a segment of the Streptomyces sp. Je 1-369 genome. Coding sequences within it:
- a CDS encoding acyl carrier protein; translation: MEATERVTVLLQKNFGVRLDDVSSDAPLYQLSIDSLALEELLLQIEDECAIDLADKTLSSRDTVATLMAVVRQRAGSA
- a CDS encoding response regulator, with the protein product MIRVLIADDQAMVRSALAMLLTGEDGIEVVGEAADGAEAVARVAELRPTVVVMDVRMPGTDGVEATRQITSDAFPGEARVLVLTTYNVSEAVYQALRAGASGFLLKDAAPGELVSAVRALAEGDGWLDPAVVADMLAEFAARPERIRPAPAELAALTGREREVLVLVAHGFSNAEIAAHLFIGEATVKTHIGRILLKLGMRDRAQVVAAAYQCGLVTPGSSPPLP
- a CDS encoding helix-turn-helix transcriptional regulator encodes the protein MEDIDAIAALQDPVRRRLYEYVAGQGREVGRNEAAEATGVARTLAAHHLDKLAAAGLLESGSRRLTGRSGPGAGRPAKVYTRSRAERSVSLPARDYRTAAELLAEAAEEAGLDAGLCAAARRRGEALRGSAEPCDDLDAAMELLAARGYEPHIEGSEDEAGGGAAARVVRMRNCPFHAVAERFPPLVCGMNLALLEGLIGADGAVRARMDARPGECCVILEPSKNNID
- a CDS encoding DUF3291 domain-containing protein, translated to MTSATPAAHLAELNLAKLLHPLDDPRTASFVEQLNPVNAAADGAPGFVWRLVEEGAPDATALRPAGEDVIVTMSVWETPEALWEFTYRSGHLEVMRRRREWFDRHVESDLVLWWVPAGHVPTVDEGLERLAHLQANGPSPRAFTFASSYTAAEAAESLEAAAVPTA
- a CDS encoding SDR family oxidoreductase encodes the protein MTGSINGKVVAITGASSGIGEATALLLAERGARLVLGARRTERLEELAGRITEAGGEAVCLRTDVTRGDDLHALVALAQERFGRLDVLVSNAGVGTVSPLDDLRTDEWDHMVDVNIKGLLHGIGAALPVFRAQGGGQFVTTASTAAYRVVPSMAVYAGTKVAVRAICEGLRQEAGPALRVTTVSPGVTATGFADASSNERVRADIARMRDELAIPPVAIARAIAFAVEQPADVDVNEIVVRPTAQS
- a CDS encoding beta-ketoacyl-[acyl-carrier-protein] synthase family protein, which encodes MTALNANPHANAAAAAAATREPAAVAVTGVGLVTAAGVGVKHTWHQVTNATTPQGVRRPDSLQDLPCDFMYTIDDGDLDVDAVLGVASHRLMDRFAQLAVVAAREAVADAGLGPDVWDSARVAVVVGSAHGGLTFYDEQHRVLTERGPRRVSPRMAPLTVVNGAAGSIARDLGTRGPSLAVATACSSGTDAIGTALQLLRAGACDIAVAGGAESMASRAVFAGTCNAKALSTRTTDPAAACRPFDVDRDGFVVGEGAGILVLERAEHARARGAKARATVRGYGAATSSEASSPVAPSEAGIELALRAALTDADVAPRDVGHVNAHGTSTVMNDLVEAAVLHRVLGEGPLVTSTKSMTGHTLGAAGGIEAVFTVLALEEQLVPATVNLRTQDPRVPVEVVAETARPARLDCAVSTSLGFGGHNSVLVLARD
- a CDS encoding sensor histidine kinase; the protein is MTGPGTVLGRLYRAAPVVQDAVLAAALLLPDLFLFSDFALPHVGVADRLLTVGYAVLGYAALAVRRRAPGAVFCCVWAHALGGELLTAAGTFDYSPTLALLAALYTVAALRNARPAVLALVSVAVPVALSVRAALADVPDAEQLTSLLGVACFYGLLNLEVWAVGRWVRAGRAAAVRDRLAVARAEEAVLSERARTARELHDVVANAVTVMVLQAGGARHVLRTDPDRVENALDQIESSGKTAVAELRHMLLVLRTEGERAAAEGPGFGLADLDPLLNGVRQAGLIAHLRVTGVPAPLTRNVDLTAYRLVQEALTNAAKHAGPGAVTVVRLDWHGADGRLAIAVEDDGRGFPSATRSDLSTGHGLLGLRERVAVCGGTFEAGPVGDDGFRVAAELPTAKLSPQEVGA
- a CDS encoding alpha/beta fold hydrolase, coding for MIEEYVRTVTAHGVPYTYRVLRQSDPATEMLGEPSAEPVIALGGVLEGLYDWAYLEGVVLPRASLVTVDLPGLDPAAFQGGDGLDLLCEGLASIVEDLGAARVNLYGYSLGAAVALQYTQGHPERVARLLLGGVPGDVTEEIGTHLRTAVGCARAGDADGFAALMADGLLCLDESHHVHRRELTRRYLRRFMRNAAQVPRKVDLLATALITRHRPLHGGLSGVPTLVFSGDHDHLNPPERQLVFAATIEGSRFVTFPDCDHMLPLQRPEVVTSLVASFLLDEPAAHASG
- a CDS encoding helix-turn-helix transcriptional regulator, which gives rise to MVLGAGSVDAVSRAVPEAAARARTVAELGSVLSQHLGRVLPHDGYLLSGFDPVTGARCFLACENSYSSRARRRMDRANALGRTRRPVADLLHGPCPAVVLGAGAQDPCPDTRRLHGIMAADDYGSELCIALSRRGVARGALVLLRERGARPFSPSETVRAAELAEPLASAVTRYVTDKPLRPREVHLPPAIVVIGKNDEIAGATPTGRDALRGILPGVYPASDQELFSFIWHITYTARRTGMPAITRAPTPLGWFSLQAHPLDGAMTGDVVVTLQPAPAAELLPALAQWYGISPRERMVVEQALRGLAAKQIARRLDLSPHTVNDHFKAVYRKTGVTGREELIACL
- a CDS encoding ribonuclease H family protein, whose translation is MSDLIIAACDGAAKKNPGPAAWAWVVADADGHPQRWEAGPLGHSTNNVAELTALAELLEATDPAVPIEVRMDSQYAMNAVTKWIASWKRNGWQTAAKKPVANKELVVRIDALLQGREVTFRHVAAHRVDGDHLNAIADVAASDAATSQQPAGTAHGATEIPEPRAERMTSSPASRAPRKATAGTKRASSGKASSGAVIKAKYPGRCHCQKPYAAGEKIAKNAQGWGHVECRETAGE
- a CDS encoding helix-turn-helix transcriptional regulator — protein: MGETQDRRTELAAFLRSRRERVTPREVGLPSTRRRRTPGLRREELALLAGMSATWYTYLEQGRDIRVSDQVLGAIADALRLAPHEHDHLFRLAGRAPTTVPSEPESLAAEVAAVPLLLQPHPAYLIDGTYDVLSHNPAAEELFPHLRTGADRPANLARWVFLEPAAREVLVDWEPEAQGLLARLRTLTGAHPGDPRYTRLIEELHTGSPEVRAWWPRFDVEQRRGGHKRLRPPGRDVITYAYTAFHVAGRPDQTLVIYAESNDRTRVTDPTAPRKA
- a CDS encoding chaplin, coding for MSATKKTLSVVLGTGALVMGAAGLASADAGAQGAAQNSPGVISGNTIQAPIHIPVNACGNTINVVGLLNPAFGNTCVND